Within the Leptospira ryugenii genome, the region ACTCTTCAAAGAAGAAATAAAACAAGTAGAAGATGAATTATCAGAAGAAGAGAAAAGAGAGAATGAATACACTGAAAAGATTCGATCTGGCCTCGTTGAAGTGTTTAAATGGGAATATTATAAGAACGGTCGAAATCTGGAAAAAATCCTATTAACACATCCCATCCCTAGGGTACGTTCGGCTGCAGCACTTGCTTTGGGTCGATTAAAGACAGGTAGGTTGAGCTTACAGAAAGCTATAGACAAAGATGGATACCAAGTTCGTCCCTCTGCTTACAAAGCCTTATCTGAGATAGGTGACAAAAGGTCGATTTCATATTTTTTCGAGGGCACTCGAGCTGAAGACATTGAAGTGATTGCAGCTAGTTTCGAAGGACTAGGCAAAACAAAAGATCCAAGTGGTAGAGAACTACTGTTAACAAATGGTATCTCTTCAGAATATGTTGTAGTAGTTGCCAGTTCCCTTCGCGGACTAGGGTATCATCAACTCAATAGTGATATTCCAGTCTTTGAAAGATTTCTCAAATCCGCTGAAGAGAATGAGTTGCGTGAAACTGCCATTGATGCATTGGCAATCCATGGTAGCAGAGAAGCACTGAGAGTATTAGAAACGGAATTTAAAGAACAGCCAAATTTTTCTGAAAGAATTCTCGAATCTATTGGAAAAAATAAAAGTCTCTCAGCAACTTTTGCTCTGATTCGATTAAACGAAAGTACAGAAGATCCCAAGTTAACAGGCTACATCGGTGAGTTACTTTTAAAACGTAAGGCGTTTGGAAAATATGCCTTTATTACAATTTCTGATGATTATCTTCGTTTGGAACCAAACGAGAGATCCAAAGCAATCTCATATGTAAAAGAAAAGGACATTGCGGTCGTATTGAAAGAATCTCCAAAAGAATATTCAATCCGGATCAATGAAGAAATTGTTACGGATAAATACTACCAACTCAAAATGGAATCTTCAACACCCGGAACTCGCGGACAATATGTGAATGGTTGGATATTCGGATCTAAACTCGAACTCATTGAAGTGAAAAGTTTGGGTGCAAATAAAGAAGCAAAGTATACCAATCTTAATAAAAAGAAAAAGCATCAAAATATATTCAACCCGATCGAAAACAAAAACTAAAAAGGCTTTGTTAGGTTATTAGCTAATGTCGTCGGAAATAGTTGAACTTCCCCTTTTTTTAGTGGTACCTTTGGGATCATCCAATGCAGACCACAAAAAAAGGGTAAAATGAATTTTGAAAAGAACATCACTCCTGCCACATCGAAGCCAGTAGATGCTATGATCATAACTCCAGGGAATTTGCTTTTATAAATTTTTCGCATCATCCATAATCCTGAGGTTTGAGTTTCCATCGTTACATCGGAGATCACGACATCAAAATTTGGATCTGACTGAAAAACGGTCCAACCTTCTCTAGCGTCACGTGCTCTCACAGATTGTATACCTTTAGTATCAAAAAAGAGCTTTAAATTATTTGCATATTTATCGTTATCATCAACGATCAGAACTCTCATCAAATTTGAACCTCGGCATCCAAAAATTGGCTATCGTATAACTTTCTATATATACCATTTTTTTCTAGTAGAGAATCATGATCTCCCATTTCTTTCACTTCACCGTCTTCTATGACAACGATATTTTTTACCCGGCGAATAGTTGATAGTCTATGAGCGATGATAAAAGTAGTCCGATTTTTAAACAATCTTTCCAAAGCACGGGTAACCAATCTTTCGGATTCAGCATCGAGGGCACTAGTTGCTTCATCCAAGATCATGATTTCTGGGTTTCGCAACAGGGCTCTCGCAATTACCAATCTTTGCCTTTGCCCGCCACTTAGATCGAGACCTCTAACCCCAATCATAGTATCATATCCTTTTTCTAACTTCATAATGAAATCATGAGCATTTGCTAATCTTGCAGCTCTGATGATATCTTTTCTGGAAGAAGCTTTAGTCCCATAGGCAATGTTATCTGCTACAGTTCCATGGAATAAAAATATTTCTTGGGTAACGATTCCAATTTTGGAACGCAATGATTTTAAAGATATCTCTCGGATATCCTTACCATCGATTGCAATTTTTCCTTGAGAGGGATCAAAAAATCGAGGAATCATATCCATCAATGTAGACTTCCCACTTCCACTTGTACCTACGAAGGCGTAAGAATCTCCTAATTTTATATCTAAGTTGATACCTTTTAAAATTTCTTGGTTAGTGCCTGGGTATGAAAAATGCAAATTCTCAAATAGTATGCCTTGTTTTATTTCTGTAAGATCGATTTTATTTGTTTCTTCTTCGATATCAGACTCTCGATCTATCAATTCAAAAATTCTCTTTCCAGCCGCATTCGCTTGTGTAATCTTACCAACCATTTGTGACAACTGTGTCAATGGTCGCAATAGAAAGAGTATAATTAAAAGGAAAGTCATGAACTCACCTTGAGAAAACTTTCCAGAATATATAAATTTTGCTCCAAGTGCAAAATATCCAAGAACTACAATAGAGGAAGTTAACTCTACTAAACTCGGCGCTAATTGTAGATAAAACTGTCCTTTAAAATTCCGTTTAAAAACTCTATCGTTTATATGGGTGAATTTTTTTATTTCAGATACTTCTTGCCTGAATGTGCGAATCACTTTAATGCCAGAGATAAATTCTTGGATGTGTCCATTTAGATCAGCTAACTTTTCTTGTAACCTAGTTGTTGAGGTCGAAATTTTTCGAGTGAACAAAGTAACAGGGAGTATAACGAGAGGTATTGTAATGCAGGCTAGCACTAGTAGCTCGGTATTCATGTAAATTAGTATTAGAAGATGGGTTATGACATAAAAGAAATTGATCGTTGCATCGCGAAAGTTACTAGAAATTACTGCTGCAACGATTTCCGCATCATTGATTACACGGCTCATGATTAAGCCTGTTTTTTCTTTGTAAAAATATGTTAATGGTAATCTTTGGACTTTTTCAAACAGCTCTTGCCGAATATCTCTAACCGCCCTATATCCTGCCGTTGCTATACAAAAAACTGAAATTAGATAGGTAAGCATCTTTAGCAGATATAATGGAAATACCGCTATACATACAGCCCAAACAATCTCACGTGGATTCATGTCTTTGGTAAGAAAGTTCAATCGTAGTTTAATCGAGATAATCACTCTTTTGATGCGATCAAGACCATCAAGGAATTCTTCTCCCATATAGATTTCTTCTACTAAGATAGTTTTTTCCTGATTAGTAAGTTCAAAATGTAACCTTTTTGTTGAATCTCCTCCCAAGGAGTCAAACAGAGGTACTAATGATGTGAGTGAAATACCATTTAAAATAGCAGTTAATAAAGCAAATACCAAACCAAGAAGGAATCGATTGCGATAATGCAATGAATATGACATGAGTCGCAAAAAATACTTCATTTGGATACCAACTCACAAAAGTTACCGATCATCTCTTTACCGTATTCTGTTAAGATAGATTCGGGATGAAATTGAATACCATACACATTTTCAAGATTCATCGAAGAAAAACCCATTATAAATCCATCTTCTGTCTCTGCAGTTATTTTAAGCTCTTTTGGAAAATTATTTTTTGATACAATCCAAGAATGGTAACGATTTACCTGGATAGGATTCGGAATGCCTTTAAAGATTTCATTTCCTGCGTGTTGTATTTTTGATACTCGGCCATGAAAAATTTCCCTGGATTGTTCAAGGTGTGCGCCAAAGGCTTCGGCAATCGCCTGGTGGCCTAAACATACTCCCAATAATGGTTTTTTGCCTAGCAAAGCCTGTATGTGTTGCATCAACAATCCAGAGCTTTTAGGCAATCCAGGTCCCGGAGAGAGTACCACTGCCGAGACCGTTTCGAGAGGAGGAAGAGGATCATCATTTTTGATGACTTGAACCTGGATAAATTCACTTATATATTGATAAAGTATATAAGTGAATGAGTCATAATTATCAATGAGTAGAATCACAAATTGATTGGTTATTTCCTGATTACAAATTTGGACTTTCGATACCTACTCCATCATTTAAAAATTTAGAAATGATCACCCTTTGGATTTGGGATGTTCCTTCATAAATTTGGAAGATTTTTGCATCTCTCATTAGTTTTTCAACAGGATATTCCTCGTTAAATCCATACCCACCAAAGATTTGCACTGCATCCGTAGCCACTCTCATTGCCATATCAGCGCAAAAGACTTTTGCAATCGAAGCTTGGTAAGTGTTACGCATTTTGTTATCAATCAACCATGCGGCTTGCCAGCACAACAAACGACCGGCTTCAATATCTCTTGCCATATCGGCAATCATGAAAGAAATACCTTGGTTTACAGAAATGGGTTTTCCGAAAGCATTTCTAGTATTGGCATATCGAATCGAGTGGTCGAGGGCAGCCTTTGCAACGCCAACGGCACCGATGGCCACGGCAGGTCTTGTTTGGTCAAAAGCACCCATTGCAATCTTAAATCCATCACCTTCTTTGCCTATAAGCTGAGATTTGTGAACCTTTACATCCTCAAAGGTTAAACCCCTTGTATCAGAACAACGTTGGCCCATATTCTTTTCTTTTTTTCCAAGAATGATGCCTGGAGTTTTTGCATCTACGATAAAGCCAGTCATACCTTTATGACCTGCTGTCGGATCAGTTTTTGCTAATACAAAAAACCAATCCGCATGACCTGCGTTAGTAATCCACATCTTGGATCCATTGATTACATAGTCATCACCAACACGTTTCGCCGTCGTTCTAATACTAGCCACATCTGATCCAGCACCTGGTTCAGTCACAGCATATGCTGCCAGAGTAAAGGTATCATTCATAGGCTGGATGAATTTTTTCATGATTTCATCACTTGCGCCTAAAAGAACCGGTGCTAAGGCTAAATTGTTTGCCAAAATAGCTGTAGCCATTCCGGAACAAGCATAGAAAAGCTCTTCCGAGGCTATGAGTTCATCCAAAACTCCCAAACCGGACCCACCATATTCGACCGGAATGTGCATATTCATCAATCCAACTGCATGTGCTTTTTTCAAAATCTCTTTCGGGAATTCTCCCGTGTGATCATGATATTCTGCTTTGGGAGCCATTTCATTTTTTGCAAAATCTCTCGCTAAATCTCGGAGCGCTTTTTGTTCATCGGTAATGGAAAATTCGATCATGGGGTGCCCTAACTTGTTTTTTTTACAGTACTTCGTTCAATTGTCCTAACGTCAAGAAACTCGATCTGTTGGTAAATCTGTTGAAAAATCCTATCTTTCAAAAAAATGTGCAAAGGGAGCTTACTTATGTCAGGACACTCGAAATGGGCTACGATACGCAGAAAAAAAGGCGCACTTGATGCAAAGAGGGGAGCTATCTTCACTCGGATTGCAAAGGAGATATCGGTCGCAGCAAAAGAGGGTGGAGGAGATGTAGAAGGCAATCCAAGACTCCGGTTGGCGGTCACAAAGGCAAAAGCTGCCAACATGCCAAAGGACAATATCGAGCGAGCCATTAAAAAAGGAACCGGCGGCTTGGAAGGCATGGTTTATGAAGAATGCCTTTATGAATGTTACGCTCCTGGTGGAGTTGCTCTCATGGTCGATGCTCTCACCGATAAAAAATCTCGCACAACGCCAGAAATTAAGAGCATCCTCACAAAAATGGGTGGATCCTTGGCAAACTCAGGTGCCGTTTCTCGCCTATTTGAACGCAAAGGCCAAATCACTCTGAAAGTGGAACAAATCTCCGAAGAGGCTCTCTTCGACCTTGCTTTAGGAGCAGGAGCAGAAGATATCCAAGGAAGTGATGGCATCTATACCATTCTTACGCCACCAAACGAGTATGAAGCTGTGCAATCCGCATTGACCACAAAAGGTCTAACAATGGAAGAATCTGAAATAAAATACATTCCAATGACAACCGTGGAAGTCAATGACAAGGAAACTGCAGAGAAAATCATCAAGCTAATCGAGAATTTGGAAGCGAATGATGATGTCCAGAGTGTGAGTGCAAATTTTGAGCTCGGGGAAGGGATTGAATTATAAAATTACAGCCGGCAGTGCTTTGCCGGCCTAAAATCATTATTTCTTAACCAGACCGAGTAGATACACTAGCACGATAGAGCCTCCCAAGGCGATTGCGATATCGGCTATAACCCCACTGCCACTTAAGCCTATAAATTGAGCCAAAAGACCGCCCAAAAAAGACCCAATCACTCCGATGACGAGATTTGCAATGAGACCAAATCCTTTTCCTCTGAGTATTTTTCCAGTTAGCCAGCCAGCGATGGCACCCACCAATAAAAATAGAATAAAACTTTTTACATCCATGGTATCCGAGTTGTTTTCTCCTTGAATGTGCTCTATCATATCTAAGTCGCATTGCGAAGTAAATCAATTCTGAAGGCGAGTTTTGAAAAATCAAATCTTCACAGGTCCCTATTACTACGGTATGAAAGATTTGGATGTATTTAAAAAAACATTCATAGATGAAAATCGTGGGAAACCATTGTTCCTAATCCGTTTCGAAAACATAAGCCATATCGAGATCAATCCATTTTTAGATCTTTTAAGAGGTGAGTTTTATTCCTGTCTTGATTTGGAGGATATTTCTTTTGGTTTTCATTACTATGAAAAAAAAGGCATTCTTTTGATGGGCATTGCACCCCTCTTTGAATGGAACATTGAAAAGTTTCCGAACATAGAAAATTCAGTTGGTAAGTTCCAACAAGAGTGCATCCGCACAAAAATCGCTGTCTTTCATTTTGGTGTCTCACGCACGCAATCCAACTTTATATCAACAAGTGACGAAATCTTTGAAGAACTATTTAAATCCTCAGAAAAGAATTTAAATGATAACCTAGTCCGCTGGAGCTGGACTTACTACAACAAAGCAAATACATATATCTCTGGCTCAGTTCATGAGGCGATGATACAACCGACTGTCATTTACAATCCAAAAACAAAGATCTATTCGGTAAAAGGTGGCGAGGTCTTTGTTGGTGGAGGTGCTTACTTTGGATATAAAGATTTAATCAATGATATACCCAATGACCAAGATATCAATCGTATAGAATTGTTGATCCTAGAAAAGTTAATCATAGCTTGCGATGGAGCACCTGGTCTCTTAAAGTTTAATATATCTCCTCAGTCATTAATAGATACATTCTCTAGCAAAGAGAAAGTAGACAAACTAAACAAATTAATCAGAAACAAAAATCTCCTCACTGAAAACGTACGTTTTGAACTAGTTGAAAAGCCCTATGATGATTCGCAACACTCGCTGAAAGATGTGTGCCAGGCATTTTATGACCATGGAATGAGTTTTGCAGCAGATGACTTTGGAGTCAAAAGTCAATCCCACCAAATCGTTCTGGATTTAGGTATAATGATTAAAGAATTTAAGTTAGATCCGATCAGTTTTAAATTTAAAATTGAAGAAGATCAGATCAAATTTTTAGATAATTTAGCATTTATTGATTATTGCAAAAGACTTGCAGATAACCGAGAAGCAGTCATTACCGCGGAGGCGGTGGAGGATTTTGACACTTTGAGATTTTTAATGGAACACCAAATCTATCAGTTCCAAGCAAATATACTTTTTGGAAAAATGCCGGTCAGTGATTATAGACGAGATTTTGAACTTTTACAAACTATTCCTGAGGATGTAGTGAAAGAAGTACTAAACGACAAAATTTTATCAGAAAAACAAAAACAACATGGAAATGTTTTCCGCGTTGCATTGGAAGCGGGACTGATCTAAACTTATACAAATTATGCATTTCATAATGGCTATCGAAAATGACCCGATTGCTTCTTCGGAGCTTGAACTGATTTTTCAAGGGCTGAGACAGCGGGTAGTCATCACAAAATTCACTCAAACAGTAAAAGAATACGTAAAGTCTTCCAATCCCGATATTATTTTGATGGGCCTTTCTTTTAAGGATAAAAAGGAATTAGAGTTTGTCTTGGAGTTGCGAAAAGATGTGATCACACAGTCCATTCCAATCTTAGCTTTGATTCCGAAGGATGATGACACGTTCAAACAAAATATGAAACCTTTAGGTTTTACAGATTTTATGGTGAAGCCATTATTCAAACAGCCGTTACTCGACAAAATCCATAACTTGATAGAAGAGTATAAATTTGGTGAAAATAGTAAGACTAGAGATAATGTTTCTTTTGTAATTGTTGATCGAAGCCATGGAAAAGTTTTTTTCCAATGCAGGGCCAATCTCAAACGTTATGTTTTCCCAGAGTTCAAACGTATTTTTACACCTAATTTTCTCAAATCCATCGTTGGAGAATACATCTGTTTTGATATACGCGCTGTTCCTGATGTTGGAAAAGAAGAAGTAGAAGTATTTGAACGAATCGTAAAGATCTTTATCGGTAAAGACAAGATTTCTATTGTCTCGGGAAGGCATATGGGTGCTTTTGTCGAACATGCACAAGAGGACGAAAGAATCATTGTGTTCATGGCGCCGAACGAATTTGATGAATATGTAAAAGTAGAAGAGCATAAAAAAGAAGATGCTCGTAAAAAAGAGAAAAAAGAAAAGTTTGAAGAAAAAGCTCCTGTAGCTGCGACCACAGCGCCAGGCGAGGAAACGCCTCCTTCCGAGGCAATGGCAACAGAACCTTCTTCCCAAGAAGTTGAACCAGCAGCAGAAGCATTAGAAGAGAACCAAGAAACATGAACTATAAACGAGAAATCATAGACCTAAGTGGTGGAAAGGGAGAGATTATCAACCTTCAGTTGAACGATCAAAACTCCCTAACTGGAAGTAATATGAAAGAGTTGGGAGCTATTCTTCGAGAGATACAGAATGACCCAAGTAAAAAAGGTGTGATCATTTCTTCAGAAAATGAAAAATTCTTTTGTAATGGACTGGATGCAGACAATCTATTAAACACCCCCAAAGACAAATTATTAGATGAAGTTGGTGGTATTGTTATTCTTTTTGGGGAGTTAGTTTCTTTTGACAAACCTTTGATCGCAGAAGTAACAGGACATGCCATGGGTGGTGGTGCTGTGATCACAGTAGCTTGCGATTTTAAATATATGTTAGATGGAAAAGGTAGAATCGGTTTTACAGAAGTGAATGTCGGATTGCCTCTACCCGGAAGTTTCATAGACAAAATCAAAATGTGTGTCAGCGGGAGCTATTGGTCTGAAGTTTGCCTCGAAGGAAAAACTTACAAAGGACAAGAAGCAAAACAGATCGGCTTGATTGATGAAATTGCTGCAAATAGAGAAGAGATTCGAAAATTATCTCTCAAAAAATTGGATACATTATCCAAGATTCCTTCTACTGCTTATCGAAGCACAAAAAACGTGTTAAACGGTGCTTTGATTGCAAAACTTGATACCTATGCAAAAGAAACGACTGATGCGTTTAAACAACCAGGGGTCACAGAAAATTTATTAGAAGCAATGACTGCATTGAAAGAAAAACGAAGACCTGTTTTTAAATAAGAAACGAATAGTCTTGCGCGTAAGCCCAGGATAAAAATCATGAGATCGGATGCGGGGACTGGTTTTTTTTCTATATCTTTTTACAATTCTTCTAAGTGCGCAACTTTTCGGAAATGATCTCCCACCAGGATTTGTACTAAGAGAAGCCTATGCTTGGCCAGTCAAAGGCTACTCTCAAATCACCGGTACCTTTGGTGAATTTCGAACCGGCCATTTTCACATGGGTCAAGATTTTTCCACGGGAGGAAGGATTGGAATACCCATTCTAGCTGTCGCCGATGGAAAAGTGACACGAGTGCAAAGAAAATGGAATTCGATTGGATATGCTGTTTTTGTTCAACACGATGATGGGATCACATCCCGATATGGGCATTTACATAAATTTGCACCCAAAATTATCAAACAAATTTTAAAATCTAAACAAGCGAGACGATTCAAAGACAGGGTTGATTTTGATATTGTTCTGCCTGAAGCCATCGATGTTAAAAAAAGTGAAATGATTGCTTTATCTGGTGATACTGGAGTCGGACCTCCTCACTTGCATCTCGAACTCTTCAAAGACAATGTATATTACAACCCAGTTCATTTCGGATTGGGATATCGCGAAGCCGAAGAAATTATCTTTGAAGCACTGCGACTGACACCAGAAACTTCACGCACCTTTATCAATGGAAAGAATGAACCCCTCGATATTCCATTTGTTCACTCCGGCAATAATCGATATTATCTGAATGATTCACAAACTATATTGATCCAGGGAAAAGTTGGAATCCAAGTTTCAATCCACCAAAGATCGAATAATAGTCGATTGGGTATTAGGTCACTTAATCTCAGCTTCGATAACCAAACCTTACAGGGGTTTGATTTATCTAGGATATTGAAGGATCATTCCCGTAAAAATGTATTACTATACGATACTCGATTGAGTAGACCCGATGGAAATCCTTTCTCTTATTTTTTACATGCGAAGGACGGAAATGATCTCTTAGGTTTTTTAAGACTCGAAAGAGAACAAGGATTAATTGATAGTGAACGTTTCAAATCTGAGGATGGAAAAGAAGTTTCCATCAAAGCGACAGGACAGGGTAACCAAGAAGCCTTCGCGTATTTCAAAATTGCAAAAGACCAAGGAGATTATAAACACATCATTACTAAGGAATGGATTTATAATGTTTTCTATGATCGATATACAACATTCAAATCAAAAGATACAAGAGTTGAACTCTTCTTTCCTGTAAATGCGGTTTATTCTAAGGCCTATTTTGAAATCCATGCAAAAGAAGAGATAAAGATCAAAACGAACGGATTAAACCAACTCTCCTCTGTTTATGAAATTGGACCAGAGTATAAGGATTTTAATTTAGGTTATGATTTGTATGTGAAGGTACCCAAAACTCAAGACATAAATTCTGCGGATCTTTATGAAGTTCTTCCTGATGGCTCTGTAAAAAAAATCAAAGGATCTTCATTCAGCTCTTGGGGGCAATTTTTTAAAGTTAGGTTAAGAAAAACTGGGATGTTTGTAGTTCTATCCGATCAAACTCCTCCTAACATTTATTTGCATGAATCTATGGTAAAAACAATTTATCCAAGAGAAGACTTTGCACTACTTTTGAAGGCAAAGGATGTTGGTTCGGGAATTATGCCAGAGGGATTTGATATTACTGTGGATGGAATTAGAGGAAAGGCGGAGTATTTTCCTAAGGATGGACGAGTTGAAATTTTTGAACCGGAATCGCTTTACCTTCCTGGCAAACATACTGTCCTTGCAAGTGTTCGAGACTTCGCTGGAAATTGGAGTTCTACTGTGCGATATGATTATGAAATCGAAAGTCCCCCTGTGCAAGCTGTCGAAATCCCAATCAAAACAGAAACGACAAAAGAGCTAAGTGAAAAGACGCAAAAGACAGAATCTCCGAAAAAAGAAAATAAGGGACCGAAGGTCTCAAAAAAGAAATCTACTCGGTCCCAGACAAAAGTCACGCCACCTACATCCCGATAGCTGCTCCTCCGTCTACTCTTAGAAATGTTCCTGTGATATACGATGCATCATCACTTAAAAAGAATTTTACAGCAGATGCTATCTCTTCTTGTTTTCCAGGTCTCTTTAATGGAATAAAAGCAGGATCCGTGAGTTTCTTTTGAACTTCCTCAGAGAGTCCGCCTGTCATTTCTGTTTGGACATATCCTGGACATACAGCATTCACTAAAACATTTCGTCCTGAAAATTCACGAGCTGCTACCTTTGTGAGTGCAATCACTCCCGCTTTTGAAGTGGAATAATTTGCCTGTCCTGGTTGTCCTGTGAGTCCAGAAACGGAAGAGATATTTACAATTCTACCTGAAGTTGACTTTAACAATAGTTTGCTGGCTGATTTTATCATAAGAAAAACACCCTTACAATTTACATCCATAACAAAGTCAAATTCTTGTTCGCTCATTCGAATGAACAAATTGTCTTTTAATACTCCTGCGTTATTGACTAAAAAATCCAATTTTCCATAAACATCTTTTGTTTTGTTGATCGCAGCATCACAATCCTCTGGTTTGGTTACGTTGCAAGCGACACCGATTGCCTTCACACCGAATTTAGCTTCAACTTCCTTGGCTGCCTCTTCTATTTTTTCTTGGTTTAGGTCTACCAATACTAAACTTGCTCCATGGGAAGCGATACGGTTGGCTATTGCACGACCCAGTCCGATGGGGGATGCGGCACCTGTGACAAGTGCAACTTTACCTTCAAATTCTTTGGACATAATTTCCTCTATTTTCTTTCGATCTTAGCGACAAAGAAAGAGCACAGAACACCGTTCGGCAACTTTAAATTTCAAATTGAACCAGAGCTTTGGAAGGAAACCCTGTCTATATGATTGATCGCTACAGCCATCCAGAAATTTCCGCAATTTGGGAATTAGAGAACAAATTTAAGATTTGGACAGATATCGAAATTTATGCCTGTGAAATCCGAAAGAATCGAGGGGAAATTCCCGCAGAAGATTTTGAGACCATTAAATCCAAGGCAAAATTCAAAGTAGAAGAAATCCTCGAAATAGAATCCAAAGTCCACCATGATGTGATCGCCTACCTAACCAATTTAAATTCCTACATCGGACCGGCTGGTCGCCATGTACATTTTGGTCTTACATCATCTGATGTGGGCGATACAGCGCTCTGTGTACAAATGGTGCAGGCAATGGATCTTTTGATCCAAAGAACAGAAACTCTTTTGGAAACGACAAAACAAAAAGCAAAAGAGTACAAAGACCTTCCTTGTATCGGGCGCTCTCATGGGATTCACGCGGAGCCAATGACTCTCGGATTGAAATTCGCTCTATTCTACGCGGAAATGCAAAGAAACCTTGAAAGGATGAAAGATGCCAAAGAACAAATTGCCGTTGGCAAATTATCTGGGGCTGTCGGCACCTATTCCAATATTGATCTAGAAGTAGAAGCATTTGTTTTGGAAAAGCTTGGCCTGAAAGTAGATCCTATTGCAACTCAAATTATTCCAAGAGATAGACATGCACATTATCTTTCAGTCTTAGGTGTGGTTGCAGCAAGTTTGGATAGAATGGCAACAGAAATACGTCTTCTACAAAAAACAGAAGGCAGAGAAGTGGAAGAACCCTTCGCAAAAGGTCAGAAAGGCTCCTCTGCAATGCCACACAAACGAAATCCTGTCGTTTGTGAAAGGATCTCTGGTATATCTCGCGTAATACGCGCCAATGTAAATGTCGGACTTCAAAATGTAGCTTTGTGGCATGAGCGAGATATTTCCCATTCTTCCGCAGAGAGAATTGTTTTACCTGATTCAACGATCGCACTTGATTACATATTAGAAAAAATGAATTTTGTCTTAAAAGGTTTGCATGTTTATCCTGATGCAATCGATCGAACTCTTAATGTTACTAGAGGACTCATCTTTTCCCAAAAAGTACTACTTTGGCTTATTGAGAAAGGTGGGATTTCCAGAGAAGATGCCTACCTCATCGTCCAAGAAAATGCAATGGCAGTTTGGGCTGATCCCAAAGCTAACTTAAGAGACAAATTGAAGGTGGATCCC harbors:
- a CDS encoding GlsB/YeaQ/YmgE family stress response membrane protein translates to MIEHIQGENNSDTMDVKSFILFLLVGAIAGWLTGKILRGKGFGLIANLVIGVIGSFLGGLLAQFIGLSGSGVIADIAIALGGSIVLVYLLGLVKK
- a CDS encoding EAL domain-containing protein, producing MKDLDVFKKTFIDENRGKPLFLIRFENISHIEINPFLDLLRGEFYSCLDLEDISFGFHYYEKKGILLMGIAPLFEWNIEKFPNIENSVGKFQQECIRTKIAVFHFGVSRTQSNFISTSDEIFEELFKSSEKNLNDNLVRWSWTYYNKANTYISGSVHEAMIQPTVIYNPKTKIYSVKGGEVFVGGGAYFGYKDLINDIPNDQDINRIELLILEKLIIACDGAPGLLKFNISPQSLIDTFSSKEKVDKLNKLIRNKNLLTENVRFELVEKPYDDSQHSLKDVCQAFYDHGMSFAADDFGVKSQSHQIVLDLGIMIKEFKLDPISFKFKIEEDQIKFLDNLAFIDYCKRLADNREAVITAEAVEDFDTLRFLMEHQIYQFQANILFGKMPVSDYRRDFELLQTIPEDVVKEVLNDKILSEKQKQHGNVFRVALEAGLI
- a CDS encoding response regulator, which gives rise to MAIENDPIASSELELIFQGLRQRVVITKFTQTVKEYVKSSNPDIILMGLSFKDKKELEFVLELRKDVITQSIPILALIPKDDDTFKQNMKPLGFTDFMVKPLFKQPLLDKIHNLIEEYKFGENSKTRDNVSFVIVDRSHGKVFFQCRANLKRYVFPEFKRIFTPNFLKSIVGEYICFDIRAVPDVGKEEVEVFERIVKIFIGKDKISIVSGRHMGAFVEHAQEDERIIVFMAPNEFDEYVKVEEHKKEDARKKEKKEKFEEKAPVAATTAPGEETPPSEAMATEPSSQEVEPAAEALEENQET
- a CDS encoding enoyl-CoA hydratase/isomerase family protein, with protein sequence MNYKREIIDLSGGKGEIINLQLNDQNSLTGSNMKELGAILREIQNDPSKKGVIISSENEKFFCNGLDADNLLNTPKDKLLDEVGGIVILFGELVSFDKPLIAEVTGHAMGGGAVITVACDFKYMLDGKGRIGFTEVNVGLPLPGSFIDKIKMCVSGSYWSEVCLEGKTYKGQEAKQIGLIDEIAANREEIRKLSLKKLDTLSKIPSTAYRSTKNVLNGALIAKLDTYAKETTDAFKQPGVTENLLEAMTALKEKRRPVFK
- a CDS encoding M23 family metallopeptidase; the encoded protein is MRGLVFFLYLFTILLSAQLFGNDLPPGFVLREAYAWPVKGYSQITGTFGEFRTGHFHMGQDFSTGGRIGIPILAVADGKVTRVQRKWNSIGYAVFVQHDDGITSRYGHLHKFAPKIIKQILKSKQARRFKDRVDFDIVLPEAIDVKKSEMIALSGDTGVGPPHLHLELFKDNVYYNPVHFGLGYREAEEIIFEALRLTPETSRTFINGKNEPLDIPFVHSGNNRYYLNDSQTILIQGKVGIQVSIHQRSNNSRLGIRSLNLSFDNQTLQGFDLSRILKDHSRKNVLLYDTRLSRPDGNPFSYFLHAKDGNDLLGFLRLEREQGLIDSERFKSEDGKEVSIKATGQGNQEAFAYFKIAKDQGDYKHIITKEWIYNVFYDRYTTFKSKDTRVELFFPVNAVYSKAYFEIHAKEEIKIKTNGLNQLSSVYEIGPEYKDFNLGYDLYVKVPKTQDINSADLYEVLPDGSVKKIKGSSFSSWGQFFKVRLRKTGMFVVLSDQTPPNIYLHESMVKTIYPREDFALLLKAKDVGSGIMPEGFDITVDGIRGKAEYFPKDGRVEIFEPESLYLPGKHTVLASVRDFAGNWSSTVRYDYEIESPPVQAVEIPIKTETTKELSEKTQKTESPKKENKGPKVSKKKSTRSQTKVTPPTSR
- a CDS encoding glucose 1-dehydrogenase; translated protein: MSKEFEGKVALVTGAASPIGLGRAIANRIASHGASLVLVDLNQEKIEEAAKEVEAKFGVKAIGVACNVTKPEDCDAAINKTKDVYGKLDFLVNNAGVLKDNLFIRMSEQEFDFVMDVNCKGVFLMIKSASKLLLKSTSGRIVNISSVSGLTGQPGQANYSTSKAGVIALTKVAAREFSGRNVLVNAVCPGYVQTEMTGGLSEEVQKKLTDPAFIPLKRPGKQEEIASAVKFFLSDDASYITGTFLRVDGGAAIGM